The following DNA comes from Teredinibacter haidensis.
CCCGTCGACACAAAAATTCGACGCGGCGTTCAACCTGATGAAGGTCAATATCGAGTGTTAGGCTGGGACGCAACGGGCGTTGTAGAATCCGTTGGCCAGCAGGTATCTCTGTTCAAGCCCGGCGACAAGGTATGGTATTCAGGCGCATTAAACCGCCCCGGTGCAAATGCCGAGTATCAGTTGGTCGACGAACGCGTAACCGCAAAAATGCCCGAATCACTAAATTTTGCAGAGGCCGCGGCGCTGCCACTAACGTCTGTTACCGCATGGGAGTTAATGTTCCATCGTTTAAATTTACCCACTACAAGCTCTGGCAAACTGTTGATTATTGGAGCGGCCGGCGGTGTTGGCTCTATTATGATCCAACTTGCCAAGCGCCTCACCCAATTGGAAGTTATTGCTACGGCTTCCAGGCCAGAAACAAAAGACTGGGTAAGGGCATTGGGGGCCGATTATGTTATTGACCACAGCAAACCACTCGCCGATGAATTAAAGGCTATAGGCTTTGACAACGTAGATTATGTGACGAGCCTGACAAACACAGACGATCATCTGCCGTCAATAGTCGACATCATTGCACCACAAGGAAAACTGGGTGTTATTGATGACCCAGAAAAACTGGATATTATGCCCTTTAAGCGCAAAAGTATTTCGATTCACTGGGAACTCATGTTTACACGTACTTTATTTGAAACTGATGACATGATCGAACAGCACAAAATTCTCACGAGCATTGCAAAAATGGTCGACGATGGCGAGTTAAAATCAACTGTCGCCGATAATTTTGGCGCAATCAATGCGGCTAACCTTGTAAAAGCACATGCCTTGCTTGAATCTGGCAAAGCGAGAGGAAAGATTGTTCTGTCTGGCTTCTAATGAAGCCTCCTAGCCTGGGCTGTTCGGTATTACGCTAGACCATGAGAGCATCACCGAAAGCTAAAATCGCAACAGCCTATGGCTGGCCCATAAACCAAAAAAATACTGGAGTAGTGCCAGTCTTCAAAATTTCGGGGGAGTATGTACGGCAAACAACCCAAAGTTGAGCAATTGCTAGCAGCTTACTGGAAAACTTAAACACGCCCCTCCGCGCAAGATAAAAGTGAACGAAAGAGCGAAGTTTATAGCAAATAAATAAGCCTTTTTTCACCGTGCAGGCAACGCAGATAATTTCTCCAAAGGCCTGCTAACGGCAGTCAATGGTAGATAGAATGGGTATAACTAAAGCCAGTTAATCCCCGATAAACTAACGAAACTAAGTGTTTTTCAATTTACATCGCGCAACAGGCACGTCTGCGAGACATGCCAAACCTGAACAATCGATGCTACAGAGGTCGTCATATTACTGCGGCCAAAAAGCAAGACGTCAATACACACCCATCTCGCACTGCTGCAAACAAACTCTTACGCGTAAACCGGTGCAAACGATTTTTCTGGTTCTTGCTCTGGCCCACTGTCCGCCCAATAGGGTGACAACTTTCGAAGCCTGGCAATAATGGGAGGAACAGCTTCAATTACCCTTTCAATTTCCTCCTCGGAGTTATAGCGAGAAAGCGAGAATCTTACGGTGCCATGTGCCGCAGTATAGGGTATACCCATCGCTTTCATGACGTGGGAGGGTTCCAGAGAGCCCGAGGTACAAGCCGAGCCACTCGAGGCAGCAATTCCATATTTATTCAGCAACAACAAAATAGCCTCGCCCTCTATATACTCGAAGGCGATATTTACGGTATTGGGTAAACGGTTTTCCGTATCACCGGTTACAAACGCATTGGGGACACGAGATAAAATCCCTTCTTGTAGCTTATCGCGTAATGCACTCACATAGGTATTTTCCAGAGCCATGTTTTTCAGAGCTATTTCGGCAGCTCTACCCAGACCAACTATCGCTGCGCTGTTTTCAGTACCAGCACGACGACCGCGCTCCTGATGCCCACCGCGCAACAGGGGGCGGAATCGAGTACCGCGCTTTAAGTAAAGTACACCTATGCCCTTTGGTCCATGTAATTTATGCCCAGAAAGAGACAGCATATGAATGGCAGAATCTTTTACATTAACAGGTACTTTCCCCACGGCCTGTACCGCATCTGTATGGAACATAATACCAGCGTCCTGCGCCATTCCTGCCATTTTTTCGACAGGAAATAGTGTACCGGTTTCATTATTGGCCCACATAACACTAACGATAGCGACCCTATCCGACAGCAATACTTGATATTCCTGCAAGTTTAAACGGCCTCGCTTATCCACTTTCAAACGGTGAATGGTATACCCCTGGGATTCCAGGTTTTCACATAATGTTAAAATAGCAGGGTGCTCTACTTCCGTAGTAATAATTTCTTTACGTTCAGGCTGCGCACGCAGCGCCGACAAAATAGCGGTGGAATCGGACTCAGTACCACAAGAGGTAAATATTATCTCCGAATCATGTTCCGCCCCCAAGAGAGTTTGAATACTGCTACGAGCCTTCTTTATCGCAAAACCCACTTTGTTGCCAAAACTGTGTAAAGATGACGGATTACCAAACTGCTCGGTAAAATAGGGCAGCATATCCGCGACCACAGCAGGATCAACCATCGTAGTAGCATTATTATCCAAGTAGATATCATTCATTTCAGGCTCCCATAAGCGTTGTGAGTTTTTCCTCGCCAACCGGAATAACTTTTACAAACTCGCCCAAACTTTCCATTAGCTTTTGCTGTATACCGCCAACAGTAGCTGTAGCAAGCTGACAACCTACGCAGGCACCTACCAGCTTGACATAGATATTTTTACCATCAACATCCAGCAACTCAACATCGCCATGGTCGCGCTGTAGCGTTGGGCGAATATCATCCAATGTCGCCTCGATTTTGTGAATGCGCTGCACCAAAGTCATCTTTGCTGGCTTTTCGGGTTCCAGTATTTTCACTACAGGACCATTATTCAAGTGCACAATATTTTTCTTGGTAGCAGCAATGGGGGCTGGTGTAAACTTTTCGCCACGCTCGGCCATTTCATCTACCAGAATTTCTTCGATTTTTTCATGGCAGGAAGAACAACCACCTCCGGCCTTAGTATAGTTGGTGACATCTTCCACAGAAGAAAGGCTATTGGATTTTATCGTATCGCGAACCATAACTTCATCGATAGCGAAACATTTACAGACAAGTGCGCCTTCTTCGTGATCATCCTCGATTTCTTCTCCTCGATAGTTGGCAATTGCCGCTTGTAGTGCCTCACGCCCCATAACCGAGCAATGCATTTTTTCCGGTGGCAAACCATCTAAATAATCGGCGATATCCTGATTACTGATTTTCAACGCGTCATCAATATGCAAGCCTTTAACCATTTCGGTTAAAGCCGATGATGAGGCGATCGCGGAACCACAACCGAAGGTTTGAAAGCCAGCCGCCGAAATAATATCAGTCTCCGGTTCGATTTTTAGCGTGAGCCTTAACGCATCTCCACAGCTCAGCGAGCCGACGTCACCGGTACCGTTGGCATTGACAACAGCACCCGCATTTTTTGGCTCGTAAAAATGTTCTTTAACTTTTTCCGAATAGTCCCACATAAAAAACTCCTCGCTTCGGTATATCTGAGCCTTAACGGCGTCATTAGCAGGTAAACGAATCGCCGCAATCGCAAGACGTTTTAGCGTTAGGGTTTTCAAACTTAAACCCACTACCCTCAACACTTTCTATAAAATCTACGGTTACGTTTTTTAGCAATGGAACACTGGCTTGATCTACCAACACAGTTACCCCTCCACAATCTACAAGCTGGTCATTCGCGGCCGGCAATTCTTCAAGCCGCAAAGTGTATTTAAACCCCGCGCAACCACCACCTTCAACTTGGATACGCAATCCAGCAATAGGCTTTTTAGCGCTGATAATAAATCTGTCGACTGCCTCTACAGCCTTACCCGTTAACGAAATCATATGGCTTTCCTCTTTGGCAGAAACTTTAGTTACTGAATACGAGGATTGTTTTGCAAGCGGTGTGCCACCACATAAAGGTTAAAAAGCGCTGAATATTCAACACCTTATCCATAGCCTCGATTCATGTGGAGGAACTGTAACGAATCTATTTTGAATATTTGTAGGTTTTACGACAGACAACGGAGGGATTAGACACAAGGGATAATAAAAAGTGGGTGGGTTACGGACTACTGCAACCCACCCCATAACGTGATTCACGAATAAAAACGCTCTAGTTGCACTTCGCGAAAAGTGTTGGAAGGCTTTCTATGTTTTTTCTACTAAAACTACGGATATAAGCAGTATCGCTGAACGGATCCGCGTGCTGAATTTACCGTGAGCGGGGATTATTCTTCTGTCCACACACAAAGTATTATAATTCTGCCACCTCGCGGTAGTCATTGACTAATTTGATGGCTTTATTCAACAGGATATGAGCAGCGGCTATCAACTTTTCCGGTGATTCGAAACCAAAACGGTGGACATCGCGCTGAATTTTATCCAACACAACCAATTTTCCAACCGTAATCAGCACTCGACCAAACCCCTCGTATGTCAAATTGACTACGGGAACGGCCATAATACCGGTTTCTTTTTCGATCAATTGAGAAATTCCATTGTAAAAGGCTTTTACTCTCGAGACAGTCGTTTCATCTGGATCACCGACTAATGGAATTTCCCGCCTTCGCGCTTTTGTCAGGATCATAGGGTCCAACACTCTGGCATCACTCCATGTATCGTAGGTGCCGTAGCTATCCACTGCTCGTAACTGAATAATCATTTGCTTGATAAAGGGATCGTTCAGTACAACTGCACCCTCTTCTATAACAGCGTTTACATCATCGCCCATAGTTACCGTCCTTTTACACGTAAACCATCGTTAGTATTCCAGATTCCAGGAGCCAATACGATCAGCCGAGCGTTGGCGTAAAATCGCTTTGGCTAGCCAATATGAGGGCCGTTCATTCAATTCTTGTCGAAACGCTTTCAGCAGTTGCTTAATTGCGATATCTTCCGGTACTTTCAGAGGCTGAATATTGCGTTCAAGTAGCTGCTTTACTGCCGACGCGCCACACGCGCGGCAATATACCGCCACACAGTCGTCCAACAGCTCCAACTTATGCACCAGCTTATCTTCCATATCAAGCACGCCAATATCACAAAATTCCGCAATGGTTAGCAGGCTTGAAGCTTCTGAGTTAACGCCATAAATGGCAAATGTTTTCGCGGAGCCAAAATGCTGATTCACCATTCGATTATTATCTGTCGCAAAAGCAATTTTTAAAATTGGCTTAATATCATTGCTGGTGATGACACTAAGTTTTCGCGTCAGGCTTGCCATTGCTAGTGCCTCAAGTCCTTTTCTTCGAATTGTTTCGATAATATAGACTCGTATGGCTGGACCCCTTTGTGATTTTCAACTAGCAGATTGGCTAACTCAAATAATGTCTGTTGAGTTCCACGGTATCCAAACCAGCAGCGCTGAAACCCACCGATAAAATCGTACTGTGGAAAGCCCATTCTCAAAATCGGAATACCCAAGCGCCTGGCCGATTCCACAGCATGGCTGCTACCTAGAAATAACTGCGCACGGTTCAACATTGCCAACTGTTCTGCATCATCAAGATCCCCAACGCTTATACGATCTAAATCAGTTTGAATCAACGCGCTATTTTTGTCAGAGGCACGAGCAGGCACCACAGCAGCGACCGTATGTGCGCCCATACTTCTCACTAGTCTATCGAACCCCAACACCAGATCAGAGTCACCCGCGATGGCAATGCGGGAGTCTCCAATCATAAAGTGAGTATCCAGCATCGCATCCTGTAATTGGCTACGCTGCCGCTGCCATTTGATCGGCACGTCCAGTCCACTTATTTCACTGAGTACCATAAACCAATCGTCTACGGCGTCCTGTCCGATTAGGTGGCCAAAATGAAATTCCGGTACTGACGTTCTTTCCTGCAACGTCGCAGCTGCCGTTATCATACTTTCCCCCACAACTAGAGTTGCGACACTTTCACCGGATATTTTAATATCATTAACAGATACTCCACCGGACGTCAGCGGATTAAAATCGTCTTCATCGAGATGACCATCTAGTGAGCCGGACAGATCGGGAATTAACAGCGGTCTTAAACCGAAGCTTTCAATACTCTCGCTGATAAACTCCAGATCCCCCGGCGTTAAGTTACCACCACACAAAACGTTCACCTGTTTTTTTCGCAGTCCAACACGACTGTGGTCCTGTAGCACCACACGTTCGATAATAGCTTTTACCGCGAGCGAAAAACCACTTTCAAAACAACCGGCATAATCTGGAGTGTTAACCGGTACAACGATCACATCTTTAAACTGCGGATAGGTTTTGTGAAACTCCTTAATAGCGCGATTCAGATCACAGCCCTGAGTTTCAGATAATCCTGTAGAAAGCAAACCAATCAACGCGGGCCTGCTTTTTTCGCTAATGGTCTTTAAGGCTTCGATAATATTTTCATCTGCCCCCATTATGGAGCTTACCTGATCCATCGCCGTCGTTTGGATCGGTATAGGCTCACGAAAATGACGGACAAAAAACACTTTTGCAAAAGCTGTACAGCCCTGCGAGCCGTGCATGAGCGGGATACTTTTGTTTAAACCCAAAAACGCCAAAGCACCACCTACCGTCTGGCTGGATTTTAGCGGGTTAACCGATAGAGCCTTTTTTCGTTTTTTGATGCCTGCCATTGCTCTTTATCCGTTTGCTGTTAAGACTTCGCCCATGCAGAGCTTATTCCAGGGTGCAGGTTTGCGTACCGCTTTCCATACAGGATTTTCCAGAGTCAAACACAGCTGACGTATTAATTCCAATATTCCCTCGTAACCGGCATAGGCAAACTCTCGTTCCTGATTAATATCGAGAAAAGGCATCTTAGCTTTTAATGCTGTATACATATTGCGCCCTCCAGCGATTAGAATATCGGCTTTATAGTCAGCAACAGTTTGCAGCAGTATTTTGGGATTGCCTTCATCCAGCATTTTCACATCGTCACCCATTAACTCCCTTATACGGGCTTTATCCTCTTCTGTAGACTTTCGTGTTCCAGTTGCCACGACCTTCATCCCCAATTCCTGCAAGGCGGAAACAACGGACCAGGATTTCACACCACCGGTATATAGGAGCACTCGCTTGCCCTCCAGGCGAGGCCGCAACGCCTGAGTTTTTTCACGAATCTTTGTTTCTTCCCTCTGGATGAGCGCTTCGGTTCTGGCAATTAAATCTAGATCATTAATACTGCTGGCGATGTCGCGTAGGGCCTGAGACATATCCGTGATTCCGTAAAAACTACCTTCGAACCAGGGTGTGCCGTATCGACTCTGCAACTTCCGGGCGACATTGATCATAGCTTTGGAACAAACCATCATATTGACTTCTGCACGATGCATCGTTTGAACTTCTTTAAAACGAGCATCCCCAGACAATGTGCATAAAACGCGCAACCCCAGTTCATCAAACAACGGCAACACATGCCAGAATTCCCCTGCAATATTGTACTCACCGATTAAGTTGATATCGTGAATCTTAATATTCGGTTGATTAGGTAAAATAGGCTTGGGATCGGGTTCACGCGTTCCTACGACGTGCTTAAGCATCGTCTCCCCGGCTATACGATTCCCTAAGTTTTTTGTGCCGTAAAAACCCGCGGCGTCTACAGGAACAACTGGTACACCGAAACGTTTTTGCGCCGCAAGACATACTGCATCTATATCATCGCCAATTAAGGCCGGGACACAGGTGTTATAGACGAATATTGCCGGTGGATGATATTGCTCAATCGCTTGCTTAATCGAATGAAACAGACGTTTTTCACCCCGCCCCATAATCACATCCTGTTCCGACAAATCTGTAGTCATCCCAATACGGTAAAGTTTAGGGCCGCTGGAACGCGTCCCGCGACTATCCCACGAACTGCCTGCACAGGCGATCGATCCGTGAACAATATGAGCCACATCAGCGATCGGCAGTAAGGCAATCTGCGCCCCATCGAACGCACAACCACCCGCAGCGGCACCGGGCTTTGGTTTGGAGCAGCCAGATTTTCCTTTTTTGTTATGACTGCACGCTGGCTCGTCCAACAACACTGCGATTTGCTTCGCTTTCATACAAAACGGCCTCTGGGTTACGACGTTGTTTTTTGCATAGTTTACAAGGGCAGCTGCAAAGGTTGTTCCACATGCTATGCTGTTGTTTTATATCGTAATTTTTATTTCTTATTGTCGGGATTGTTACAAATAGTTGTTGGGTGTAGAGAGATTGATAACATATAATTTATTTTTATTTTGGCTCAGCTCTATGACTTGAAAAATGTAGCTATATTTGCAAGCGAAACGTAAGGCTCATTTGATAAAGAATACTAATCACACTCTCCACACAGAAACTCGTCTATTTCCCGCATTAAATACTGATTTTTTGGCAAACCAAGCACAACTGACTCGGCCTCCGCCTGGGTATATCCGCGCAAGGTGAAACTGGTAACGCCAGCGGGTTTATTATCATAGTAAAGCTGCACTCGCATTATCCAATCACCCGTACTTCTTGTTTTCGAGCGAAGAAAAATCGAAGCCTTGAGATGCCCATCAAGAGGTAAAATCACATTGATCTCTGTCATCATTCATTCCAACCGTCTTCCGCATACTGCTTAAACCGGCTCTCGCCCTGGCTCGCTCGTTGCTTTCTATTTATGATGTTCGACAGCCAAAACTCCGCTTTTTCGGCCAGTTGTATTTGTATGTGCTTTATTAATTTGTCGATTTCAGCCCCCGCCATAACCTTTATCGGCGTAATGCCCAACTCCGCCAGCTGGCGCGCCGCTGAGTCACCAACAGAAGCACAATAAACAATATCCCCACCGTAAAGCCACGCCAATTTGGGTTTTAACTTGTCTTCATTGCCGTCTTGACTTTCATATAAAAACTGTTGACTGGCGATCAACCGGGCTTTTTCGAGTGCCACCTCGTAGGCATAAAATGCCACCGAAGAACCAAAATGTTGATCCACTATTCCACCATCCTGTGAGGCGAATACGACAACTAGTGGCACGCCTTTCGTTTCCGCGTTTGCAAGACAATCAACTTCTTCCAGCATTGGACCTCCTTAATACACGCTCATCTACGCACAAGAAACACCTGCAGGAATTGACAAGTGCAAAATCCAAACCAGTGTATTAGTCTGTCCAAATAGACAATACATGCCCGAATTCAGGCCATTCGTATAATGCACCAACGCAGATAACCACCACACCTTGTCGTAAACGCAACAATACTGTGTAGGAAATGTATAAAAGGCACGATTATTGATGCATGTGCTCTAAGCCAATAGATACGCGAAATGTACGGAACAATGATATGGTTTTTACAGCTGACAAATTATTAGAAGAACAGCACCGAAAAAATGGTCGGTACACCATCAGAACCCAAAATTTGGATAAACATGGCCAGCCACTATTTGTTAACTCGTTAATATTTTCGCAGTCTCCGTATTTGTTACAGCATGCGCACAACCCAGTAAATTGGCAGGCATGGAATGACGAAACCTTCGCAATGGCGCGGGCTGAGAACAAGCCGGTATTCCTTTCTATTGGCTACAGTACTTGTCACTGGTGCCACGTTATGGAAGACGAAAGCTTTGATAACGTTGATGTAGCAGAAGTAATCAACCGGCTATTTATTGCGATTAAAGTGGATCGGGAGCAACGACCAGATTTGGACGAGATCTATATGGCGGCTGTGCAAATAGTACACGGTAGTGGCGGCTGGCCTATGTCGGTATTTCTAACACCACAGGGAAAGCCCTTTTACGGCGGCACTTATTTTCAAGCGAATCAGTTTATCCAGTTATTGGAGCAAGTCGGTCATGCGTGGCAAACCGAGCAACCACAGCTTAATCAACAGGCCGAGCAGCTCTCGCTCGCTGTAAACCAGAAGCTCACCCCTGAAACAGACACCCAGCCACTAAAAGAAGGTTTGTTGACCGCCGTTTCTAAGCATATTCTGACCATAACGGACAAACAGTATGGGGGGATAGGGCAAGCACCAAAATTCCCACAAGAAGCGTTTTGGTGGTTTTTACTTGATCAAATATCCCGCCAAACAAGACCCGTTATAGAAACCGCGGAATGGCCCTTTGTCGCTCACGCTCTAGACGCGATGCTACAGGGTGGAATTTACGATCAGCTCGGCGGTGGCTTTCACCGTTATGCCGTAGATCGTGAGTGGTTGGTACCGCACTTTGAAAAAATGCTCTATAACCAGGCGCAGCTTACGCGGGTCTACACCCGCGCATGGCAGTTGAGTGGTAACCCAGAATACAAGCGCGTCGCAGAAGAAACTCTCTACTATGTGTTACGTGAACTCAGAAATGAACAGGGGCTTTTCTATTCTGCCACCGATGCCGACAGTGAAGGAGAGGAAGGAAAATTTTTTGTCTGGCAACTGGATGAATTAAAAACGCTACTCGACGAAAAGGACCTAACACTTCTTAAGAGTATCTACGCCATAACGGAAGACGGTAATTTTGAAGGTAGTATTATTCTGACTCTCAACGATGACCTGCGTGAAATTGCGCTAGAAAACAAGCTGGAATATAGTCACATTGACGAGATATTAAGACGCATAAAAAACGTGCTTTACCACGCACGAAGTAAACGTACGCCGCCTCTTACCGATACCAAAATAATTACTGAGTGGAACGCCATGCTGATAGCCTCACTTACCGAGGCCGCCAGTGCATTTAAGTCCAAAGTTTTTGGTACGGCGGCTATATGTGCAGCCGAAAACCTTTGGCAAACCCATTACAGCTCGGAAGGCTTGTGTCGAATAGGTCTGGACGGCCAGCAGCTAGACTACGCACTACTGGAGGACTATGCACATTTTATAGATGCCCTTATTACGCTCTACGATTATACCGACCAACCGCTATGGTTAGAACGCGCGCAAACCCTCCTTAACGACCTGAACACGCACTTCTGGGACAACGCCTCCGGCGGCTATTTTATAAGCCCTAGAGATTCTCAAGGCCCGATGCTGGTTCGCAGTAAAAGCCTGGAAGATAACGCCACAATTTGTGGAAATTCGCAAATGCTTTTAAACCTCCATAAGCTCTACCAACGAACAGGGCAAGCCGCATTAAAAACACAGGCGGAAGATCAAATTTCTGCTTTTTCGGAAATCGCAAATAAATACCCACTATCAGCACCGGTATTTCTTATGGGCGCTGCTGCAGCGCAATCGGCCTGCCCCACCAGCTTTCAATATGCGTATGGCGGAGCCGTAAAGCTACAGCTTACACCGACCGTTAGAATGGCCGCTACTAAAAACTCGTACACGCTAACTATGACAATACGTGAGGGCTGGTATCTACAAAGCGACCAACTAAAAATATACTGTAAGCCGTCCGTCGTGCTTATCACTGAATACCCACCAGCAAGCGAACTTGAAACTAGTAGCGGTACACTCCGAGTCTATACTGGAGACTGCAAAATTTATCTTAAACAACAAGGCTCGGAACCCACGTTCATTACTGTAGAGTTGCAGCCTTGCGATCAAAACACCTGCTACCCTACCGAGAAAGTTACACTCGCCCACTGGTACTAGCAATGCACCCCAATCAAACCGTAAAAAGTGTTTCTTGCACGGAATAGACTTTTTCACCTAAGGCTTCGGCTACTGCCGGGTGCGTTATTTTTCCGGCTGCTACATTTAAACCCGCTGATAAATAACTGTTATCTTTCAAAGCCTGAACCCCCTCATTAGCCAGCTGTAGCACGAATGGCAATGTCGCATTTGTTAGCGCATAAGTTGCTGTCTGCGCTACCCCGCCAGGCATATTTGCCACGCAATAGTGCGTAATACCATCAACCGAAAAGGTAGGCGTTTGGTGTGTGGTCGCACGGCTGGTTTCGAAACACCCCCCCTGATCGATGGCAACATCCACCATAACCGACCCCGGCTTCATGCTGGCTAAATGGCATTTCAAAACCAGCTTGGGCGCAGACGCTCCCGGCACGAGCACCGCGCCAATAACCGCGTCGGATTCCCGCAATTGATCTTCCAGCGCTCCCCGAGTAAAAAAGAGTGTCGCAATTGAGGGACCATATAACTCATCGATTTGCTTTAGACGAGCTATCGATTTATCCATAACCGTCACCCTAGCGCCCAATCCTGCAGCCATGCGGGCAGCGTTGATACCAACCACTCCACCACCAATTATCAATACTTTGGCTGCCGCTACGCCGGGAACACCTCCCAATAAAATCCCCGAACCTCCGCTAGATTTTTCCAGACAATGCGCCGCAGCTTGAATAGAAAGTCGGCCGGCGACTTCACTCATAGGCGCTAAGAGCGGCAAACCACCATGACTATCGGTAACAGTCTCATAGGCAATGCAGTGTGCACCACTCAACTGTAACAGTTTGGCCTGCCTTGGATCTGGAGCCAAGTGTAGGAAAGCAAACAAAATATGATTTTGGCGTAATAACGTACATTCATCTGGCTGTGGTTCTTTTACTTTAACCACCATTTGCGCAGATTGATAAAGATCACTCGCGCGATTAATAATTTCACAGCCAACCGCCTTATAGTGATCATCACTAAAGCCTATCCCAACGCCAGCGCCCGCTTCAATAAACACTTCGTGCCCTGCTACCGTAAGCTCTCGGGCACCGGCAGGAGTAAGGCCTACACGATATTCCTGGTCTTTTATTTCTCTGGGTATACCAATTCGCATACAGACCTCACGCAACATGTTTGTTGGGCTAACA
Coding sequences within:
- the ald gene encoding alanine dehydrogenase, giving the protein MRIGIPREIKDQEYRVGLTPAGARELTVAGHEVFIEAGAGVGIGFSDDHYKAVGCEIINRASDLYQSAQMVVKVKEPQPDECTLLRQNHILFAFLHLAPDPRQAKLLQLSGAHCIAYETVTDSHGGLPLLAPMSEVAGRLSIQAAAHCLEKSSGGSGILLGGVPGVAAAKVLIIGGGVVGINAARMAAGLGARVTVMDKSIARLKQIDELYGPSIATLFFTRGALEDQLRESDAVIGAVLVPGASAPKLVLKCHLASMKPGSVMVDVAIDQGGCFETSRATTHQTPTFSVDGITHYCVANMPGGVAQTATYALTNATLPFVLQLANEGVQALKDNSYLSAGLNVAAGKITHPAVAEALGEKVYSVQETLFTV
- a CDS encoding thioredoxin domain-containing protein, which translates into the protein MVFTADKLLEEQHRKNGRYTIRTQNLDKHGQPLFVNSLIFSQSPYLLQHAHNPVNWQAWNDETFAMARAENKPVFLSIGYSTCHWCHVMEDESFDNVDVAEVINRLFIAIKVDREQRPDLDEIYMAAVQIVHGSGGWPMSVFLTPQGKPFYGGTYFQANQFIQLLEQVGHAWQTEQPQLNQQAEQLSLAVNQKLTPETDTQPLKEGLLTAVSKHILTITDKQYGGIGQAPKFPQEAFWWFLLDQISRQTRPVIETAEWPFVAHALDAMLQGGIYDQLGGGFHRYAVDREWLVPHFEKMLYNQAQLTRVYTRAWQLSGNPEYKRVAEETLYYVLRELRNEQGLFYSATDADSEGEEGKFFVWQLDELKTLLDEKDLTLLKSIYAITEDGNFEGSIILTLNDDLREIALENKLEYSHIDEILRRIKNVLYHARSKRTPPLTDTKIITEWNAMLIASLTEAASAFKSKVFGTAAICAAENLWQTHYSSEGLCRIGLDGQQLDYALLEDYAHFIDALITLYDYTDQPLWLERAQTLLNDLNTHFWDNASGGYFISPRDSQGPMLVRSKSLEDNATICGNSQMLLNLHKLYQRTGQAALKTQAEDQISAFSEIANKYPLSAPVFLMGAAAAQSACPTSFQYAYGGAVKLQLTPTVRMAATKNSYTLTMTIREGWYLQSDQLKIYCKPSVVLITEYPPASELETSSGTLRVYTGDCKIYLKQQGSEPTFITVELQPCDQNTCYPTEKVTLAHWY